The Phoenix dactylifera cultivar Barhee BC4 unplaced genomic scaffold, palm_55x_up_171113_PBpolish2nd_filt_p 000667F, whole genome shotgun sequence region AATGAAAAAATTCTAATTCGAGCTGTCTACTTCATACTTACTAACCAAATAGTGGCATGATTATCCTGATGCTCCTGCGGCTGCATCACCCTTCTCATATTCTCCTTGCTCCTCTTTTGCAAACTCCTCAATTAGCATACGCTGTCTCTGTGTCAAATTCCTGCTCAACAAAGAAACAATCCAGTAAAAGACAATCTAAGAAACCAAGAACGCTGCCAAGAAAGTGATTAACCATGCCTGAAAGAAAGGAACTTACACAGGGATGCTGACATTAAAATGAACATATTGGTCCCCATAATACGAAGAGTTCCTTGTCTTTATCCCTACATTTCACCAATGGTATTTATTAGGTTTCAGTTAAAAGgctaaagaacatgaaggatgGCATCTATTGCATAAAATGGTGATGAACCGGCAAACATTACAAATTCCATGGAATATGATGTTTTCCTTACACAAATCAGTAGCAGAGCTTAAAATGCAAGTAAATGCCAGTAAGATATTCATAtttgatattttaaaatatagttCCACAAGGGAAAAAAGATTTTTAATCCATTCATGGCATGGTTACCTTTTCCCCCTCAAAACGACCTTCTGACCAGGTTGCCGTACCAGGCCGAACCTGCAAACATTAACACACTTTtaacatgcttcatggattttaacaaattttcaCTCGATGCAAATGATTAAACTCCAAATCTATAAGACAGATGATTCAGACATACCTTGAGAACAACATCCCCAGTGAGAGTTGGCACTTGAATGGTTCCTCCCAATATTGCCTGCAAATTTGAATCATTGGTGGAGTGAGGATGCAACGATCAAGAACAACTTGGTTATATACCAGATCATGTTCGTGATCAAGTTGATTAATATTAGGTTGCACACAAACTGCTAGATAATAGCACATCAGCCATTCAATTAATAGAACTAGCACATGGCTTGAAGATACTCCATTGTTTCTTTAAAAGCTCTGTTAGATCACATTCTAATATTTCTTAGCAATGTCACGTTTTCAGCTAACAATTGAGATCATCTAGAAACAAATGAGATATAAAACATAACTAGGAACTGCTAATGAGGATATAAATATCTACTAATATATGATTGAAAAGGTTTGGAGGCCAACCTTTGTGGCTTGAAGATGTACGCCATCAATTgacaaacaaaaggaaaaaaaaaaaaattatgtaaataGACAGACACACAGATATGTACCATCCAAATCCCTTCCCTCTAGCCCAGAACCACCATATGGCATGCCAAAAAGAAAACCAATGCAACACATTATATATGATATGTAGCATGGACATCAGCTTCATGCACCCGCCCCCAGGCTTGAAGCTGAGCTTCAGCATtccccaaaaataaaataaaataaaataaatctcaCCTATACATTCTTTTACCTGCATGCCTCAAGCCTCGGAaccgaccccccccccccccccaaaaaaaaaaaagaagaaaaaaacacacacaaaaatgaaaaaaaaatacgaATCTTTTACTTGCACGCCTCTAGGCCCCCACCAAattacacaaaaaaagaaaaacaaaaataaaaaggaaaaaaatctaacattttttttgaaaagactCCCCATTGCAGTtcttttttattcaaaaaaaaacttctaaATGTTTCAAAGCTTCCCAAAAAAATAAGACAATTTGAAACCACGTTTCCCAAAAATAACATGGTTTTAGTTCTTCCCAAAAtagccaaaaaaaacaaaaagaagaaagaaaacagataCATGTGCACACACAAGATATGTGTTTCCTTCCATCTTTACCCCATGGGCACATCTCAcccaaaaaaagacaaaaaagaaaGTACCGGGGTTTCTGGCACATGCATCACATGTGCTAGAATCTATTATTATATAAAGCTTAATCGAGCTAAATAGAATCCACTCACAAACTTATTCAATGGATAAGCCAACAAGGTAGCCGGATTCACAGTCTCATTAGCAGTAGCAGTAGTAGTATGAATATGATTATTAACATTTTTATCCTAATTTGGTATTCTTATTATAAAGTGAATTTTTTTCTGGGAAAAAACAAGGCTGCAAAGTTGCAAAATTTTCTTATCAACCAATAGAGAAAAAAGCATAAGAAAGTCAAAAACCATCCCATTCCAAGTCCAGGAATTTGGTGGACTTAGTTTCTCCAAGGAGAATATCAAGCAACTCAGTATGAACAGGAATAAGAAAAGATGATGCtccattttttatatattttaattgaaGGCATTTCCATTTGAACATCCAAAGCAGGCTCTCCATTTGTTGGCTAGCACAAAGGATGTTTTAATTACCTGAGTGACATTTAGGACCGCATCCACATGGATATCAGCTTTCTCTCTTCGGAAAACAGGATCCTCTCGAACCTTAAAAAAATGAATTGCAGGGATTAGCACATCTATTGTCAGTTTATCATTCATATATATAACACAATAATTTGAAGACGTTTACCTTGATAGTAACATAAAGATCACCAGGCTGACCACCCTCAGGATCTGCTCCACCATTTCTATAAATTTTTATAGTTTCATTATCATCCACTCCtgcatgtaatataatacaaaatTGTAGAGCACCCCATAAGTTGTtactagaaaaataataataatacagtATAGTATGAGCAACAGGGCAGCAACACATTTTGAAGGATAGAAATATTAAGGCATAAAGATTATCAAGTGTAAAAACTAACAGTCGTTTAGTCCATAAAAAGAATATGATATGGTGGCAGGTCAATAATGATATTTTCATGTAACAAGCCATGTTCATTGTTAGAAACATTAAATTCTCTACAACAGTTCTGCAAAGATACAATACCAGCAATCTCAGAAACAATAAACAGAAAATCATTATAGAAAAACCCAACCTCTCACCCCcaacaattttttaaaaaaattaagtaacAAAACCATGTAAATATTGCACATTCCTATAAAAAAAACTTCTAATAGCTTGAGATAAATCAGGACTTTGACTGTTCGGATGTAACGCACATCATCTTAACTCCTTTGCTGCTAGTTCATTGATGCAAGATTTCCTTGGAGCATTCATAGACGTATAGATGAAGCCAGAGTCTGATAAATGTCTATGAGTCAACACAGTAAAGCCTAGACGTTTCTCTATTCATCAACATGGTCAAAGAGGGCCCTGTAGAAatatttagtataattttttcTCAATGATATCGATTTTGAAGTACTTGAGAACTCAGATTGGTTAAAAATAGAACACATGGAATTGTATGTCATAGGAAGATGAGAGCACCTcagttaatatatttttaaattcgaTAAGAGCTGAGGTCAAGTTCCTTACACAAGACAACTTGATCTGTACATCACTCAAGCCCATCTTGGGAATTATAATTCAAAAATGTTGAACCAACTTTCTAACGAAAACACCCAAACAACTATTACCAGTTCATGAGATAAATCAGGTATAATCAAAAGGAACAAATTTACAACATAAGATGATAAAGTTACAAGCTACATGTCCATTATCTTTACAACATTCAAACATACCAGGCATCACATCCAGCTTGACTGATTTTGTTCCTCTCACAACTCTCTGTCCCTTGCACGACTTGCAGAGATTCTAGTCACAAAATATAGAAGTTAGGGATTCAATCAGCAAAACAAAATTAAGCATGAAGATAAAGAAGACAAAAATTTAATGCAAAGAAAGATGACAAGAAGTTCATTGATCCAATACTTGCTCAAATAGCAAATAATTGTTGGGTAATTTCCTTTTGCCTATAGATTCCTCCTCGACTTAATTTTCATTAGATTCTTAGCTCTTCTCTCGCCATTTCAACTTTGCAGAGGATCATCTTTTACTCAACTTCATACCGGTATCTAATTCCTCTAATCATCACTTATTTGACCTCTACATATTTTTCATATCCACTTTTAGTTTTCCCACAAACCATATCAAAATTTCTCCATTCCCAACTCTTGGCATTCAGAAGCCTTTTTTGAAGATATCACAATAATGAGAATTCCAACATCATAGGTTTTCACTATTCCTTAAGCAGAGATTCTTTAACATAGAAAGTAAGAAGGCTAGATacatacaagatattaaaaaacaATCCAAAGTTTTTTACGATCACGACTACAGCGTTATTCTTGATAATGCAAAAGATGCATGATAAAAGATCGTACCTTCACAGTTTTCCCGGACCCTCCACAGTGAGAACAAGTTGTCTGCAACCTGAAGGGGCCATTTTGCATGAAAATCTGCAACATATGATATGATATCAACCCTTGACTGCATAAGATTCTGGCTCAAATAAGATATAAACCAAAAATGAGAAAcataaaatgttcctattggaGTCTCACCATTCCTGAGCCTCTGCAAGGCCTACATGTTTCAGGTCTTGTTCCAGGAGGGACGCCAGTCCCATCTGCAAAAAGATAATCAATTAATGTTTCCGATATTATCTCACAGAAATCACCCATCAATTTCTATGTTAACTTTCTCGACAGGAGCATTCGTCATACCACAAGCTCCACAGGGTACCGCAGTTTGGAATGCCACTGTTTTGGTGCACCCTTGGACTGCATCCATGAATGaaatttcaagagaaacctacaagaaaaaagtGATAGAAAGATGATGGTGAGACAATTGGGACAAGCAAAACATATTAGCATACCTGGTATGGAAATAAAACAGTAAAGGGAAAAAGAATAAACCTTGACATCTTGTCCACCAAAGTCTCTATCTCTGAAGATGTTCTTGAAGAACTGACTCCCACAGAATTATGAACATATCAGAATCAGATCCTTAAattattgcaaaaaaaaatgtagGCACTTCCATGTCAAAGATGTGCAACTAGGAAAATTTAAAATGTTGGGGCGAAATCAATAATATGTGACACCTATGCTAGTAGAATGAAAACAGCGTCCCTCACAAGCCATGTGCTGCAGGATAATTTTTGGATGGAGCTGTAAGCTTGACGGTGATACAGAGTCAAGATCCAGCTTCATATTTCAGACCCAAGAGTCCTTCATTAGCCATAACAACAAGCATATGCACAGTCATTAGACCAGCTCATAAGCCAAGCAGCCCGCCCTACCCACTCAAGTAAGCCTACAGCCTTTTGGACGGGCTTGGACCAAGGTTTTGGCTGAGCTAGGAGTGGAATCTTGGCCTGCTTAATAAACAGGCCAGGCTCGGAATAAAGACCAGCCCAAGCCCGGCCTGACTCAAAAATTTCTGTGTCGTTTGTTTACATTTGATGATTTTTGTCGACATGTAAACTTAATGGGATGATAGATATGTTGTAAGTTGTTGGCAATACTTAACTATTCACATTTAACATCCTTAAAGTACTTCTGTATATTCTTAAAGGGGGGAAAATGGTTAGGAAGCCCAAGGCCTGGCTATGCCTGATGCCGGGCCCGATGCTCAAAGCCTGTGTAAGGGCCAAGCTTGGGCATGGAAGGTAGGCCCGAAGGCTGAGCCAGGCTGTGCCTGTAACAAGACTAAGTAAATTGAGTTGACCTTTGGGCAAAGCCTGGCCAAGCCCGGCCCCTGTACAGATCTAGTGA contains the following coding sequences:
- the LOC120106860 gene encoding LOW QUALITY PROTEIN: chaperone protein dnaJ GFA2, mitochondrial-like (The sequence of the model RefSeq protein was modified relative to this genomic sequence to represent the inferred CDS: deleted 1 base in 1 codon), producing MRPAGARLAFWCARRILRSKFPLLQESPVPSLEGSSRRFAAGICSSSRVFADGNSETVKRRFGISRGTFQEHYFPIRSFHGTRSMSARDYYEILGVSKNASASEIKKAYYALAKKLHPDTNKEDADAEKKFQEVQRAYEVLKDEEKRSLYDQVGPDAFEQAASGGGPGGPFGGAGFGNPFEDIFSGGGGMNDFFKNIFRDRDFGGQDVKVSLEISFMDAVQGCTKTVAFQTAVPCGACDGTGVPPGTRPETCRPCRGSGMIFMQNGPFRLQTTCSHCGGSGKTVKNLCKSCKGQRVVRGTKSVKLDVMPGVDDNETIKIYRNGGADPEGGQPGDLYVTIKVREDPVFRREKADIHVDAVLNVTQAILGGTIQVPTLTGDVVLKVRPGTQPGQKVVLRGKGIKTRNSSYYGDQYVHFNVSIPVNLTQRQRMLIEEFAKEEQGEYEKGDAAAGASG